TCACGAGATCAAGGCAATCCTTGTTGTTCAGGTTGATACAGCCTCCGGAGTCTGGAATGACATTCAGGCTCTGCGCAAAGCTATTGATGCGGCCCAGCACCCTGCTCTTTTCATGGTCGACACCATCGCATCGCTCGGATGCATTCCGTTCGAAATGGATGAATGGGGGATAGACGTCGCCTTGACCGGTTCCCAGAAGGGATTGATGTCGCCACCAGGCCTTTCCTTTGTTGCCGCCGGACCAAAGGCCGACAAGGCACACGAAACCGCCAATCTTCGAACCAACTATTTTGACTGGACGTTCCGGCAGGGTTCTGTTCATTACCAGAAATATTGCGGCACACCGCCGGAGCATCTGCTGTTCGGGTTCCGGAAAGCGCTCGATCTTGTGTTCGACGAGGGTCTTGAGCAGGTTTGGAACCGCCATACGCTCCTGGCTGATGCGACCAGGGCGGCCGTATGCCAGTGGGCCAAAGGCGGTGTTTTGGAATTCAACATCGAAGATCCGCGCCATCGCTCCGACAGTGTCACGGTGGTTCGGCTCAAGGATACAGATCCCGAGCCACTGCGCGACTTCACCAAGGAAGTTTGCGGCGTCACCATCGGAGGAACAATCGGAGAGCTTTCCAATGAGGGCATCCGGATTGCCCATATGGGTCACGTGAACGCTGTCATGACGCTCGGTACGCTGTCCGCGATCGAGCTCGGCCTTGCGAAGCTTGACATTCCTCATGAAAAGGGCGGCGTTCAGGCCGCGATCGACACTCTGGCCGGGGCTCTTTAGAGCGCCCCGTGACAATCCAGGGTCGGGCTCACAAATGAGCCCGGCCAAGTTTACAGGACTTCATCCAACCGGTCGCAGATGGTCTTCAAAACCTTGACCCGCGCGTGTTTTTTGTTTTCCGCAGAAACCAGCGTCCACGGGGCATAATGGGTTGAAGTTCGGTCGACCATATCGCCGGCGGCAATGGCGTACTGGTCCCATTTAAGACGGTTGCGCCAATCCTCGTCAGTGATCTTGTGCTGCTTGTACACGGTTTCCTCGCGGGCCTTAAACCGCCGGAGCTGTTCTTCTTCTGAAATGGCCAGCCAGAATTTGCATACAGTATATCCGAAGTCCGTGAGCTCCTGCTCGAACTCGTTGATCTCGTTGTAGGCGCGCAGCCAGTCATCGTGTCCCGCAAAACCCTCCACACGTTCAACAAGAACCCGCTCGTACCAAGACCGGTCAAAAATCGCGAAGTGTCCTTTTCGCGGTACGCGGCGCCAAAACCGCCAAAGATAAGGGCGTGCCTTTTCTTCATCGGTCGGCGCCGAGATCGAATGCACCTTGTAGATCCGTGGGTCTAGCGGCCGGATCAAACGACGGATGGCGCCGCCTTTGCCAGCCGCATCATTGCCTTGAAAAACGAGGACAACACCCGTCTTTGACATCGACTTGCGGTCTGAGAGTTCGGAGAGCTGGTCCTGATACTTTTTTCTGAGCTCTTCGTATTCGGTCTTCTCCAGTGTCTCGGTCAAATCGATTGCGTCGACCGCGGTTTCCCGTTTCAGCCCACCCACCACAGGCGGCGCTGCGACTGAGGTGGGCTCGCCATCTTCAAGCTTGAGCTGCATGGATCTTGCGACGGTCTGCCCAAGAGCTACGTCGCGGTACTCCGGATCTTGCGAGGGGATCACAAACCAGGGGGCAAACCCCATACTGGTTTCCAGGATGATTTTCTCGCCGGTTTCACTGGCTTTCTTGTGGTGCTTCAAGGCAGCCCAATCTGCCAAGACATGCCGGCCGGCACTCTTCTTTTCGACCTTTTTCAGACGTTCCTTTTGAACATCCTTGGGAAGGACAAACCAGAACTTGAGGATGAGAACGTCCTCGTTCGCCAGCATCTCCTCAAAACGCCTGATTCGTACCAGGCCCTTCTCGAAAGCATCCTCGTCGATCTTTTTGTAAATGCGGTCGCGCAACAGGGACTGATACCAGCTGCCGAAAACAATCGCGGTTTCTCCCTTGGCTGGAAGGTCCCGCCAATAGCGCCACAAGGGCGGACGCAACCGGGCCTCATCCATGGGTTCACCATAAGCGTTGCAGACGAGATGCCGTGCATCCATCCAGCCATAAAGCCGCGCAACCGCCTCGCCCTTGCCGGCACCATCAAGGCCATCAACCAGGATGAGTGTGGAGAACTGCTGCTTCTCAATCACCGGAAGCTGCGCCGCCAACAGGGCCTCCCGAAGTTCCGGTTCAAGTTTCTTGAAGGACTTTTTGGTCATTTTTTGCGGCATGCGGGCAGATTCGAACATTGCGTCCTCCGGTCACGAACCATGAAACCACATTGTGAAACAGCAAACCTGAAAAAACCACTCCATCGATGGAACCGGACATAATACGCGAAGGGAAACTGAATTTTCCCTGTTGGAGGATACGATCAGCACATATATGAAACCCTGCCCGCAACCGAATTTCACGGTGCTAGGTTATAACAGTGCCAGTTCCTTCTTAGAGACCGCCGGATTTCCGTGACAGACTTCCTTGATCCCATCCTGCATTTCATCGCCGAGAACCCGTCGCTTGCCGGGTTGATCTGCTTTTTGGCAGCCATGGGCGAAGCCTTGTTCCTGATTGGATTGTTTGTTCCAACCACTGTTGTTTTGGTGGGCGCGGGCACCCTGGTCGGCCTGGGAAAACTCGATTTGATGCCGCTGCTCGTCTGGACGACGCTTGGCGCAACCGCAGGAGATGCGATCTCCTATTGGATCGGCTGGGCCTTCAAAGACAAGATCAAAAGCATGTGGCCGCTGAACAAGTACCGCAGTGTGGTCGAAAGCGGCGAGGAATTCTTCAAACAACACGGCGGCAAAAGCGTCTTTATCGGCCGCTTCGTTCCAGGTGTGAAATCCGTGGTTCCGGGCATTGCCGGCATGGCCGGTATGAATTTCACCCGGTTCTCGGTGGTCAACTTCACCTCCGCAATCGCGTGGAGCGTGGCGCACATTGCGCCGGGCGTCATTGCCGGGTCAGCACTTCATGCGATCGGTCAGATCAGCGGCCGCCTTGCACTGGTTCTGGGCGCTCTGCTGCTCGTGATCTTCCTGGCGGTCATGCTGGGCCGATGGTTGATCCTCATTATTCTGCCCCTTTTTCCTAACGCGCACTCGGCCATCGCACACTGGTTCGCCCGGCGGCCTGACCGCATCTCTCAATGGATTGGACACAACTTCGATCCGGCTCACCCCCGCTCAGCAGGAATGCTGGCCTCGACAGTGCTTATCCTCATCACGATGCCGGCTTTCTTCTGGCTGGTTGGTGAGGTCGCTCCAA
This window of the Roseibium alexandrii DFL-11 genome carries:
- a CDS encoding pyridoxal-phosphate-dependent aminotransferase family protein encodes the protein MPLRYGKEFLMIPGPTNVPEEVLRAMHRPAIDIYEGPLLETTDACLSGLKQLFRTEGKTYIYAANGHGAWDAALTNTLNRGDKILALHSGLFAAGWGEASKLLDLSVEVLPGTWRAAVDPDKLEARLKEDSGHEIKAILVVQVDTASGVWNDIQALRKAIDAAQHPALFMVDTIASLGCIPFEMDEWGIDVALTGSQKGLMSPPGLSFVAAGPKADKAHETANLRTNYFDWTFRQGSVHYQKYCGTPPEHLLFGFRKALDLVFDEGLEQVWNRHTLLADATRAAVCQWAKGGVLEFNIEDPRHRSDSVTVVRLKDTDPEPLRDFTKEVCGVTIGGTIGELSNEGIRIAHMGHVNAVMTLGTLSAIELGLAKLDIPHEKGGVQAAIDTLAGAL
- the pap gene encoding polyphosphate:AMP phosphotransferase encodes the protein MFESARMPQKMTKKSFKKLEPELREALLAAQLPVIEKQQFSTLILVDGLDGAGKGEAVARLYGWMDARHLVCNAYGEPMDEARLRPPLWRYWRDLPAKGETAIVFGSWYQSLLRDRIYKKIDEDAFEKGLVRIRRFEEMLANEDVLILKFWFVLPKDVQKERLKKVEKKSAGRHVLADWAALKHHKKASETGEKIILETSMGFAPWFVIPSQDPEYRDVALGQTVARSMQLKLEDGEPTSVAAPPVVGGLKRETAVDAIDLTETLEKTEYEELRKKYQDQLSELSDRKSMSKTGVVLVFQGNDAAGKGGAIRRLIRPLDPRIYKVHSISAPTDEEKARPYLWRFWRRVPRKGHFAIFDRSWYERVLVERVEGFAGHDDWLRAYNEINEFEQELTDFGYTVCKFWLAISEEEQLRRFKAREETVYKQHKITDEDWRNRLKWDQYAIAAGDMVDRTSTHYAPWTLVSAENKKHARVKVLKTICDRLDEVL